The nucleotide window GAGCTCGTAATGCGTCATTACGAAATCGTATTTATGGTTCACCCTGATCAGAGTGAACAAGTTAACGGTATGATCCAACGTTATACCGATATGATCGAAGCTGCTGAAGGCAAGATCACCCGTCTAGAAGACTGGGGTCGTCGTCAACTAGCTTACCCAATCAACAAGCTGCACAAAGCACACTACGTTCTTATGAACGTTGAAGCGCCACAGTCAGTAGTTGATGAATTAGAAACTTCTTTCCGTTACAACGATGTAGTTATCCGTAACATGATCATGCGTACTAAAGGTGCGGTAACTGAAGCGTCTCCAATGGCTGCTGCCAAAGAAGAACGTCAAGACCGTCGCGAGAAAAAAGAAGTTGCTAAAGAAGCGCCAGCTGCTGAAGCAAAAGCTGAAGAAGCTGCAAGCGAAGAATAGTAATTAGTGACTGAAAATTGTCTTGTTTTGACAGGCGAGGTTATTAGAGCCCCGCAATTGTCGATAACACCAGCTGGCATAGCCCACTGCAAGTTTTCAATTGACCATAAGTCAATGCAAACCGAAGCAGGCTTGAATCGCCAGTCATTCGTCAGAATGCAGGTGGTGGCAACAGGTAGTTGGTCACAAAATTTATCTCGTGAATTAGTATTGGGTACACAAGTAAAAGTGACAGGTTTTATTAACCGTCATGAATCCAGAAACGGAAATCCGATTTTGGTACTGCATGCCCAAAACGTAGAAATGATTAATTAGGAGAAATCCATGTCTCGTTTATTTAGACGTCGCAAGTTCTGTCGCTTTAGCGCAGACGGTGTAGCAGAAATCGATTACAAAGATATCGCTACATTAAAAAACTACATCACTGAAAGTGGTAAAATCGTTCCTAGCCGTATCACTGGTACGTCAGCTAAGTATCAACGTCAACTTGGTCGTGCGATCAAGCGTGCTCGTTACTTATCTTTGCTACCATATACAGATCTACACAAGTAACCTAAAGGGGCTATTAACATGCAAGTAATTCTTCTTGATAAAATTGCCAAGTTAGGCGGCCTGGGTGATCAGGTAGAAGTGAAATCTGGTTACGCTCGTAACTTCCTACTTCCACAAGGTAAAGCGGTAATCGCTTCTAAAGCGAACGTTGAGCACTTTGAAGCTCGTCGTGCTGAACTTGAAGCTAAACTAGCTGACGAATTAGCAGCTGCTGAAGCTCGCGCTGTTAAGCTTACTGAACTTGCTGAAGTAACTATTGCTTCTAAAGCAGGTGACGAAGGTAAACTATTCGGTTCAATCGGCACTAACGACATCGCTGAAGCTTTAACTGAAGCTGGTGTTGAAGTTGCTAAAGCTGAAGTTCGTCTTCCTCTAGGTACTATCCGTGAAACTGGTGAATATGAAATCACTATCCACCTACACGCGGACGTAGACACAACTGTTAAAGTTGTTGTTATCGCGGAAGCTTAATCGAAATAATTTTTCGATTTAAAAAAAGCCCGACTAATATTAATTAGTCGGGCTTTTTTGTCTTTGCATTCAGTGAAACATGCTAAGTTTCAAATTCAGTTACAAAAAAATTGAGCAATTTTCGACTTTCTGAGGTCTTATGGAGTATGATGATATCAACTATAAGCTTATACAGGATGTAGATGTATGCCTTTTAAAGGTATGAAACTTATAATATTTTTTATTTTGTCCTGGGGTATGGTTGGCTGCGGGGCTTTGCATACTGCGGTCGATAAAAAGGATTTACAGGTCGAGACTCAAATGTCTGCGACGATAATGCTTGAACCTGTCCCAGCAGAAAAACGCACCGTTTATCTGCAATTAAGAAATACCTCTGATAAACAACAAATAGATTATGCTACACCGGTAGCCAATGCGATTGCCGCCAAAGGTTACACCATTGTTGATGATCCTGATCAGGCACATTATTGGATTCAAGCTAATGTCTTGCAAGTAGGTCGCTCCGATTTACGTAGCGTCAATGGTCGCGACAAAGGTTATGGCGCTGCGATTCAAGGCGCACAGATAGGCTCAATGTTTGGCGATGGTGATGGCCAGGTTGCGGCGACCGTCGTCGGCGGTTTAATTGGTGTGCTTACTGATGCTTTGGTTAGCGATATCGTCTATGTCATGATCACTGATTTACAGATTTCAGAGAAAGCCAAAGATGGTGTCAGGGTAACCGAAACCAATGAGGCGACCTTAAAACAAGGTGAATCAGGCAACGTCCAACAAGACAGTGTTGAGATAGTAGGCCGCAAAAAGTATCAGACACGCATAACATCAACAGCTAATCAGGTTAATTTGACCTTTGAAGAAGCTGAACAACAATTATTACAGGGATTGATACAGTCAATGTCTGGCATTTTGTAACGAGGAACGATAATGAAACAGTACAAGCAGTATTTTGCCACACTATTACTTGCCATCTTCACGCTGTCGCTAGCCGGTTGCGGTGCCTTGCACACATCGGTTAAAAAGCGCAATTTGGATGTGCAAACGAAAATGTCTTCAACCGTCTGGTTAGACCCGGTATCAGCGGATAAACGCACGGTGTTTTTGCAACTGCGCAATACATCCGACAAGCCTGGCTTGACCTATGAAAATGAAGTGAGAAATGCCATTGCAGCCAAAGGATACCAAGTTATTGATGATCCAGAAGCCGCACACTATTGGTTGCAAGTTAACGTATTACAAGTGGGTCGTACCGATTTACGCTCAGGTGATTCGTTCGGTACATTCGGTTCTGCTGTCGCTGGTGCCGCCGCCGGCGCACAATTTGGTGATGGTACAGGGCAAATAGCCGCAGGCGTTGCCGGTGCAGGCCTAGGGGTTATTTTTGATGCCATGGTCGATGACAATTTATTTACCATGATCACCGATATTCAGATTTCTGAAAAAGCCAAAGACGGTGTACGCGTAAATCAATCCGAGAAAGCCGTACTAAAACAAGGTGAATCGGGTTCGAAAACACAAACGTCGTCGGAAGTTGTCGATCGTAAAAAGTATCAAACTCGCATTGTCTCACTGGCCAATAAAGCCAACCTTAAATTTGAAGAGGCAGAGCCGGCATTGCGCCAAGGTTTGATTACGTCGCTATCTGGTATGCTTTAAAAAAACCAGTTAAGCCGTTTATATTGGGCCGGTATTTACTGGCCTGATATATTATTTAGTTGACTGTGCAGAATCAGGCGCCGAATCAGGCGCCGAAATTGGCATAATAAAGTCGCTAGGATTTATACGCTGGCGCTGCGCCAACCCACCTAAGCCCTGCAATCCTCCGGTATGTAACAACACAACGCGACTGCCTGGTGCGAAATAACCTGACTTGGCCATAGCCATTAAAGCCAGCATCATCTTACCCGAATAGACCGGTTCAAATGGAATATTAGTGCGCTGTATAAGATCGGCTATTTGTGCGACATGCTCTGCTTTGAACTTCCCATAGCCGCCGCAATGATGGTCATTAATAATACGCCAGTTAGGATAAGCTTGAGCCGATTGTGGCAGTAAATTAGCGACTTCTTGCTCGAGATAGCCGTCTTGTTTTAAAACCGATATGCCCAGTAATTGATGGCGACTTTTATCAGCCTGTATCAAGCCCGCTAAGGTGCCGCCACTGCCGACGGGGGTAACGAGGTAGTCATACTTTGTTTGCAGCTCAAGCTCATCAATGATCTCGGCAACACCGGCTAAGGCTAAATGGTTTGAACCGCCTTCCGGGATGATCATACTGCGCTCATGTTGACTGGCTAGTTGCTGCAAAAATGCTTGTTGATGGCGTAATCGATAGGTCTGCCTATCGACAAATTGTAAATTCATTCCCCAGTGCCTAGCCCAGCTTAAGGTAAAGTTATTTTGGTATTCCGGCTCACCACGAATAATGCCGAGGCAATCTAACTGCTGTAATTTGCAGGCATACGCTAGGGCGTGAATGTGATTTGAATAGGCACCACCGAAACTAATAACCTTTTTGATACCTTGGTTTTTCGCCTCATGCAGGTTGTACTTTAGTTTACGCCATTTATTGCCGGAGATAATCGGGTGCAATAAGTCGTCACGCTTGATCATTACGTCGATGCCTGCGCGTTTAAATTCATCAATTAAAATTGGCTGTAACGGACTCATCTGTAACGCTTTTATCTTCCTTATTTACAATGAAATAATGGTTACTTGCATTGTACTGTTTTGAGTTACCGAATTTTATCATATCAGCTTGGCAAAAATGAATCATTGTAAAGCTTGAAGTTGTATATTGGCACCACTGATTGAAGTCATCATTATGCGATATTCGCCGTATTTTTCCTACGATTGTTAATAATTGACGAATGGCTAAATATTGAAAATTAACGCTTAGTTTTGCATAGGTGAATTTTTTTGCTGTTTTTTCATGTTTACCCCTGTCTTTTAGGGCTGAGTCGGTTATGATAAGCGTATTATTTAAGAAAAATTTACCTAGGATGTGTTGCCTTGTAATGCTTAAACTTTGGTTGGTTTAAACATCGCAAAAAACAACACGCTCTAATGATAATAAAGCTTGGCTACGATGTTGGTTTTCGAAACCATCATTATACCCAGCAAACAAGCTAAAGGAATTACCTCCACATGTTGAAAGTTTTACGTGGAATGTTCTCAAATGACCTGTCTATTGATTTGGGGACAGCCAATACTTTAATTTATGTTAAAGATCAGGGGATTGTTCTTGACGAGCCGTCAGTAGTTGCGATTCGTCAAGACAAAGCTGGTGGCAATAAAAGTGTTGCCGCTGTTGGTACTGCAGCAAAACAAATGTTGGGTCGTACGCCGGGTAATATTGAGGCTATTCGTCCAATGAAAGATGGTGTTATCGCCAACTTTTTTGTTACTGAAAAGATGTTGCAGCACTTCATCAAACAAGTTCATTCAAATAACTTCTTGCGTCCAAGCCCGAGAGTTTTGGTTTGTGTTCCTTGTGGTTCTACACAGGTTGAACGACGTGCGATTAAAGAATCAGCACTTGGTGCTGGTGCACGTGATGTTTACCTAATTGATGAGCCTATGGCGGCGGCAATCGGTGCTGACTTACCTGTATCTGCAGCAGAAGGTTCTATGGTTGTTGATATTGGTGGTGGTACGACTGAAGTTGGTATCATCTCACTTAATGGCCTAGTTTACTCATCTTCAGTGCGAATTGGTGGCGACAAATTTGATGACGCCATTATTAACTACGTACGTCGTAACTTTGGTAGTTTGATTGGTGAAGCAACCGCAGAGCGCATCAAACAAGAAATCGGCAGTGCCTACCCAGGCGAAGAGATGATGGAAATCGAAGTTCGTGGTCGTAACCTTGCTGAAGGTGTGCCAAGAAGTTTCACGCTGAACAGCAATGAAATTCTTGAAGCCTTGCAAGAACCTCTTACCGGTATTGTCAGTGCGGTTATGGTGGCACTTGAACAATGTCCACCAGAACTAGCGTCAGATATTTCTGAACGCGGTATGGTGTTGACCGGTGGTGCTTTGTTGAAAGACTTAGATCGATTACTTGCCGAAGAAACGGGCATTCCGGTTATTGTTGCTGACGATCCACTAACGTGTGTTGCACGAGGTGGCGGTAAGGCACTGGAAATGATTGATATGCACGGTGGTGATCTGTTTGCTTACGAGTAAACCGTACCGGATTAAATTGTAATACACAGGCAGCTTAAGCTGCCTTTGCGATATTTATGACGCCAATATTTATTGAAGGCTACTCCAGTCACAGACGTATGTTTACAGCATTGATTTTATCTATGCTGTTGATTTTATTGGATCATAAACTTGCTAGCTTTGACGTTGTTCGCGGCGTTTTCCAATCTATGGTCAGCCCATTACAGTACATCGCCAGTACCCCAAGGCAAGTAATGGATTACGCTTCCGAAAACCTGGTTACTCGCCAGCAATTAAAAATGGACAACCAACGTCTGCAAATGAACGAGCTACTATTGCGTGAGCGTTTGTTGGAGTTGGATATTCTTAAGCAAGAGAATGATCGCCTAAGAAGTTTATTGTCATCTCCTGTTCGCGATAAAATCGACAAAATGGTCGCCGAAATTCAATCGGTAGACAGTGATCCCTATTCACATCAAGTCGTCATCGACAGAGGCCAAAACGACGGTCTTTATGAAGGTCAGCCGGTTGTTAATGATACCGGCGTGGTTGGCCAAATCCGCCATGTAGGTCTGAATAACTCCCGAGTACTGCTGATTACCGATATCAGTCATGCCATACCTTTGCGTGTGCATCGCAATGGACTTAGAGTGATTGCCCGTGGCACCGGTAGTATCAAACAAATGGATGTCACCCATGTGCCAAATTCCAGTGATATTCGCGTTGGCGATACGCTAGTCACTTCTGGCTTGGGCGGTAAATTCCCAGAAGGCTATCCTGTCGCTACGGTCAATTACGTGTCTGAAGATCCCAATAAAGAATTTGCCAAAATCCGTGTCAGCCCCTTGGTTGAGATGGACAAATTAAGATATCTATTGTTATTAACGCCACAACAAAGTCAGGCGATACAAATGGTAGACACGGAACAAGCAATGGAACCAGGAGCGGTTAATGAAGGCCAAGAACAATAATATTGTTATTGTCATAACCTTGGTGGTCTCATTAATATTGACCATCATCCCTATGCCGTTAGGCGCAGATTCATTTCGTCCAAACTGGACGTTAATGGTTTTGGTTTATTGGTCATTAGCGTTACCAAACCGAGTGAACGTGCTATATGGCTGGTTTGTTGGTTTTATCATTGACGTATTATTGGGATCGGTACTTGGTGTGAACGCCTTTGCCAGTGCGTTAGTGGTCTATGTTAGTGCCAATAATTATCAAAAGATTCGCAACTTTTCGCTGTGGCAACAGTCGTTAATTATAGGCTTGTTTGTTGCGTTGTATCACTTGATTGTGTTTTGGATTCAACGATTTTTATTTGATGTTGATTTCGCCATCAGTTATTTAAAACCGGTATTGACCTCATCTGCCTTGTGGTTTGTGGTGTTTTTACTGCTACGCAAAGTACGACGCCATTTTCGAGTGCACTAATGAGCTTATATCTCGCTTCAAAGTCACCGAGACGTAAAGAGCTGTTAGCACAGTTGCAGCCATCCTTTAGCCTAGTAGAGGCAGAGATTGATGAAGCGGTTATACCTGATGAAAGCGCTGAACAATATGTTTGTCGCATGGCGCGAGAAAAAGCGGCTCGAGGTTGGGGTAATATTAAAGATGCAGATAGACATTGTTGGTCACTGGGTTCAGATACTATAGTTGTATTTGAACAGCATATTTTAGGCAAACCCAAAGATTTCGCCGATTGTCAAAAGACACTGAGCATGCTGTCTGCAAATACACATCAGGTGATGACCGCCGTTTGCCTTTTTAACGGTGAGCAAGAACTTATCGATTGTGTTATCACCAAAGTACAATTTAGAAAAATATCAGAACAAGAAATAACAGCCTATTGGCAAAGCAACGAACCTCAAGATAAAGCGGGTAGTTATGGGATCCAAGGGATTGGTGGGAAATTTGTCAAACGAATTGAGGGGAGCTATTCCGCAGTCGTTGGCCTACCTCTATGCGAAACTCAAGAATTGCTAAATGAAGCACAACGGGCAACAGGTGGATAATGAGCGGTGAATTACTGATTAATGTGACACCAAGCGAAACGCGAGTGGCATTAATTGAAAATGGAACATTACAAGAAGTTCATATTGAGCGTAATGCTAAGCGTGGTATTGTCGGTAATATCTATTTAGGCAAAGTCATTCGAGTATTGCCTGGCATGCAAGCCGCGTTTGTTGATATCGGTCTAGATAAAGCGGCATTTTTGCATGCCTCGGATATTCGTACGCGATTGATCACCAATGGCGAATCAAACAGCAATGATAATGAAGTGGCTGATATTCGCACCTTAGTGCATGAAGGTCAGTATCTAATGGTGCAAGTGGTTAAAGATCCTTTGGGCACCAAAGGGGCGCGCCTGACCACCGACTTAACCATAGCATCGCGCTATTTGGTTATGATGCCTAATTCCTCTCATGCCGGTGTATCCCAGCGAATTGAAGACGAAGAAGAACGCAATCGATTACGTAATATCGTGTTGCCTTTTTGCGATGACGATGGTGGCTTTATTGTGCGCACCGCCGCCGAAGGTGCCGGTGAAGACGAAATGGTCCATGATGCTGAATTTTTGCGTCGTGTGTGGAGCAAAGTTCGTGAACGTAAGCAGCGTAAGCAAACCGACTTAGCTTTGTATCAGGATTTGCATTTGGCCTGTCGCATCATTCGCGACTTTGTTGGCAGCGGACTTGAGCGTATTCGAGTTGACTCAAAATTAACCTTTGAACAAATCAGCGAATTTACCGAAGAGTTTGTGCCAGAGCTTAAAGATATTGTCGCCTATTACCCAGGTGAAAAACCAATATTCGATTTGTTTTCCGTCGAAACCGAAATTCAGCGTGCCTTGCAACGTAAAGTTGAATTGAAATCCGGTGGCTATTTGATCATTGATCAAACTGAAGCAATGACCACCATAGATATTAATACCGGTGCCTTTGTTGGACATCGCAATCTCGAAGAGACCATCTTTAATACCAATATTGAAGCCACTCAAGCAATTGCTCGACAACTGCGACTGAGAAATTTAGGTGGTATTATTATTATCGATTTTATCGATATGATTGATAATGAACACAAGAAAAGGGTATTACACAGCCTAGAATTGGCAATGGCTAAAGATAATGTTAAATACAGTATCAGTAACTTTTCTCAATTAGGTCTGGTTGAAATGACCCGTAAACGCACCCGTGAATCCTTAGAGCATGTATTGTGCGACGAGTGTCCGACCTGTGATGGTCGAGGCCAGTTAAAAACAGTCGAAACCGTGTGTTTTGAAATATTACGTGAAATCGTGCGAGTTAATCGCGCCTATGATGCCGACAAGTTTATTGTTTACGCCGCACCGAAAGTTTCCGAAGCGCTTAATGAAGATGAATTGCATCACTTAGCTGAATTAGAGATGTTTATCGGTAAGCAGATTAGAGTACAAACCGAGTCCTTGTATAACCAGGAGCAGTTTGACGTGGTGATGATGTAGTGGACGCTTTTTGGGCATATTTAAATACCTGGTTAAACAGGTTATACAAAACTCTGGCAGTACTGTTGGTATTGCTTGCGGTTTTGATCACCTCTGCCCGAATATTATTACCCCATGCACCCGCCTTTAAAGAAGAGCTTGAAGATGTTATCAACTCCCGTTACGACGGTGAGGTAAGCATTGGCGAACTTTCAGCGGGTTGGGAAAAGTTTGGCCCAACGCTGATCTTGCGTGACGTCGACTTACTTAACTCTGCGGCCTTGTCGGTTCGTGTCAATGAAATCGATGTGCGTCTTGATTTTTGGTACACCTTAACCCAACAAAAACTAAAAGTTCACAACTTTACCTTAGACGGTGCACAGATCAATCTCGATCAAACTCAAATTAGCGCTGATCGAGCCCAAGCTGAAACCGATATCGATGCCATTTTTGAGCTGCTATTTAAACAAGTCAGCCGTTTCTCGGTTATTAATTCGAAAATACACCATACCAACCGTCAGCGCACACAAACCCTATTACTGAGCAAATTGGCTTGGCATAACGATGGCAAAAAACACCACGGCATAGGTAAGCTGGAAATCGAAGGGATCTCCGCAAAAAGCGCAAAACTGTTAATTAACCTTGAAGGTAATACTCGCGACAAGGTTAAAGGCAACATATATCTCTCCGGTACCGATATAGATGCCACTGACTGGCTTACCGAGCAGTTTGGTGAAAGAGCCGATAGATTCAGTAGTCGCATCAATCTAGAGACATGGCTGCATATTGAAAAGGGCAAGCTCACCCAGGCACACTTAACCTTGGGCGAAAATGAAGTCTCTTGGTTTAGTTTTGACGAGCAACACACGTTAAGCTTGCCAAAAGGTCATATTAGCTTATATCGAGAAATGGATAATCCAGGCCATGCATACACATTATTTAGCTCTGAATTGCCGTTGTTTTTTGACCAACAAGCGTGGCAACCGCTAAGTTTTAACGGCTATGTTGATGGCACAGAGTTATTATTGCATGTGTCTGATATTGATTTGCAAAACCTGTGGCAAGTTTTTTCTGTGGTAGAGCAAGAAAGTGAGCAAGCCAAGGCCTTTGCCGGTTTGAATTTGCGCGGCGAGTTGACCGATATTTCACTGCATAGCAAAGGCACAAAATTTCGCTTAACAACCGATATTAATGAATTTGGTGTTGATCACGCTAACGGCATTCCTGGAATCGCTAACCTAGATGGTCAATTACTACTGACCAACTCGCAAGTACAACTCAATGTCACTGCCCGTGATAGTGCACTAGACTTTGCTGACGGTTTCTCAAGACCAATACCATTTAATGAATTGCACGCCAAAGCCAATGTAAGCTGGCAGCAAGACGCATGGCGTCTGCAGGTAGAAGACATCAAGGTCAGTTCAGATGAGTTAACCGTTGAGGCTGATGTGCAATATCAGCAACAAGCAGATAATCCGGGTTGGTTAAGTTTATATGCATACGTTACCGAAGGTGATGCATCTAAAGCACAATATTATCTGCCGTTACCTATTATGGACCCAGGACTCGTTGAGTATCTAACCGAAGCGATTGGCTATGGTGAAATAACGCAAGCTGGTGTGCTGGTTAATGGACCGGTTAATACCTTTCCCTATTTAGACCGCTCTGGCGCGTTTATCGTTGATGCGGATTTGCACAAAGCCAAGTATACATTTGAGTCATCTTGGCCTGCCATCACGGATGCAGAGCTCAACTTAAATTTTACCAATGATGCTATGTTTATTACGGCTTACGACGGCACGTTAGCAGGGATAGAAACGAAGGGCGTTGAGGTTGGTATTGCGACCCTGAGTGGCGATTCAATATTGACCGTAAGAACGCCAGTCGAAGGCAAAGCCAAAGATGTGGCTCATGTTATGAATAACAGCCCATTAGCAGAAAGCGTTGGTAGTACATTGCAGCATATTGGCCCGGAAGGGTTTATTAGCGGCACGTTTAGCCTGGATTTGCCTTTGTCTGACACCGACAACGCCGTTGCCAAAGGTGTGATAAATTTCGCTGATAACAAGATCAACTTAGCCGCACCGGAAATGGACTTTGATCGCGTCAATGGTCAACTTACCTTTGTGAATGATTACATTACCACCAAAGATATAAATGTTTACTGGCGTGGTATGCCAATGAAGTTGAATGTTAAAGGCCAGACTAAGGATGACTTTTATCGTGTTGATATTGACTTAGATGCCGCTTGGCAGCCAGAGCACTACAATGCGCAAATCCCCAAACCACTGCAAACCTATGTACAAGGGCAAGCCGATTGGCAAGGCAAACTAACGTTATTTATTCCAAGTGAGGGAGATATCTCCTATCGATTGGACTTGGACTCGAACCTCGAAAAAGCGCAGTTAAATTTACCAAAGCCGTATTTGAAAAAAGCTAAAAGTAAGCGCTCACTTTCTGTAAAGGTAAGGGGTGATGCTAATAAGTCGTCTATAGAGGCAAGTTTAGGTGACAACTTGAGCTTCTCCGGCGAGCTTGATCATCAAAAGGTTTCCTTTAAACGCGCGCAACTGGTGCTGGGCACACAAAAGATGGTGTTGCCAATGGATGGTTTCCACATCACCACCAGCTTAAAACGTATTGAATACGATCCTTGGCATAAGTTTATTTTTGCCATTATTGATTCATTACCTGATGACAAAGAGATCGCTTCCAATGAGGAAAGCTATGCTTTTCTTGAAGCGCCAGAAAGGATTCGTGGTAACGTTGACACTGTTGATCTGTATGGTGTGCCTATTCATCA belongs to Thalassotalea sp. HSM 43 and includes:
- a CDS encoding YhdP family protein, with product MDAFWAYLNTWLNRLYKTLAVLLVLLAVLITSARILLPHAPAFKEELEDVINSRYDGEVSIGELSAGWEKFGPTLILRDVDLLNSAALSVRVNEIDVRLDFWYTLTQQKLKVHNFTLDGAQINLDQTQISADRAQAETDIDAIFELLFKQVSRFSVINSKIHHTNRQRTQTLLLSKLAWHNDGKKHHGIGKLEIEGISAKSAKLLINLEGNTRDKVKGNIYLSGTDIDATDWLTEQFGERADRFSSRINLETWLHIEKGKLTQAHLTLGENEVSWFSFDEQHTLSLPKGHISLYREMDNPGHAYTLFSSELPLFFDQQAWQPLSFNGYVDGTELLLHVSDIDLQNLWQVFSVVEQESEQAKAFAGLNLRGELTDISLHSKGTKFRLTTDINEFGVDHANGIPGIANLDGQLLLTNSQVQLNVTARDSALDFADGFSRPIPFNELHAKANVSWQQDAWRLQVEDIKVSSDELTVEADVQYQQQADNPGWLSLYAYVTEGDASKAQYYLPLPIMDPGLVEYLTEAIGYGEITQAGVLVNGPVNTFPYLDRSGAFIVDADLHKAKYTFESSWPAITDAELNLNFTNDAMFITAYDGTLAGIETKGVEVGIATLSGDSILTVRTPVEGKAKDVAHVMNNSPLAESVGSTLQHIGPEGFISGTFSLDLPLSDTDNAVAKGVINFADNKINLAAPEMDFDRVNGQLTFVNDYITTKDINVYWRGMPMKLNVKGQTKDDFYRVDIDLDAAWQPEHYNAQIPKPLQTYVQGQADWQGKLTLFIPSEGDISYRLDLDSNLEKAQLNLPKPYLKKAKSKRSLSVKVRGDANKSSIEASLGDNLSFSGELDHQKVSFKRAQLVLGTQKMVLPMDGFHITTSLKRIEYDPWHKFIFAIIDSLPDDKEIASNEESYAFLEAPERIRGNVDTVDLYGVPIHHVDFNLLFQQDWWLLQLNSDEIRGRIKFFHEFEQRGLEVDADFIHFQDPELLAQQTEPPEQVEVFPPAPEKNDAEQANISPADFPNLKLTCDSCKYQLFDFGKVTLELEKSDGSMVLLRDFTATRKKTELKLSGSWRKDSIVDITELSGTLNTADVEKELAIFDIQSGIKDSGFKSSYELKWKGGPHQFNVESLSGKAKARLDDGYLAEVSDQGARLFSVLSLQSLIRKLTLDFRDVFAKGMFYSDFKGDFTVVNGVVYTDNLKMNGAAGNLTIQGNTSLVNHQLDYRMSFAPKVTSSLPVIAAWLFNPLAGAAALVVNEAIEKAEVISVITFELTGTVAEPNFKEVDRKSRNVNVGKSKPDLSDLQQQQDQHGGVQTASHTNAVREPERKDKAIENKRVADKVSDAKVPETEVLDEKVAADVNSDAATDI